Genomic segment of Aliarcobacter trophiarum LMG 25534:
ACTCTTTTAACAAATGAGTTTAAAAAAGGAAGATTTACTCCTATAAGTGAAGAGTTATATATTGATACCGTCGTTAAATCTATTGTTAATTTACCGCAAAATGTTTCGGTTCAGCGAATAACAGCTGGAATAGATGATGATACCTTATTATCTCCTTTATGGTGCAAAGATAAACATAGACAAATGAGAAATATTCGACTTGCTTTAGAAAAAGAGGGATATAGTTATTAAAACTTATTTGAATCTTTTGCTTAATTAATAAAATATTAAAAAGAGTGCTAAAGACTAAGCACTCTAGTTGTTTGTTGAGTATAAACTATTTAATTTTTAAAAGATAATCAACAACATTTTCTATAAAAGCATCATGTTTTCTATCTTTTCTATAAGCAATATATAGTTTTCTTAACATTTTTTGATTTCCAATTCTTGATTCAAATAAAGCCCCTGATTTAAGTAGTGATTCAATAGCATTTCTTGATACAATAGACACAGCAGGAGTTGCATTTTTATCAGAGTGTAAAACAGTTTGAACAATAGTTGTAGCACTTGTAACTTCGCTTGTAACTTCAAAAGTATCACAATCAGGATAATTCTCTTTCTCAAGGCACTCCTTAAAAATAGAGCCAGTATTTGATTCAGGATTTCTACAAATCCACTTATATGAAAGTAAATCTTCTGGTTTCGCACGAGCTGGAAGCTTTTGGTTTGAAAAAATCACAATTTCATCTTCCATCCACTCTCTATAAATAATATCATCATTTGCAATATAATTTTCAACAAGAGCTATATCTATTTTTTTATCAAGTAAATCATCTATTGCTTCATGTGAAACAGATACATTTATAGATACATCATTGTGAATATTCTCTTTTA
This window contains:
- a CDS encoding LysR family transcriptional regulator; the encoded protein is MLNDFAKLETFLTVVREKSFSKASAKLGISQPAVTQQVKFIEDYLDVQIVDRKKNGIKLTKEGQILHGIALKIEKCINNAEKDLLKIMNKSTTFIFGASFIIGNYILPRFLNNLKENIHNDVSINVSVSHEAIDDLLDKKIDIALVENYIANDDIIYREWMEDEIVIFSNQKLPARAKPEDLLSYKWICRNPESNTGSIFKECLEKENYPDCDTFEVTSEVTSATTIVQTVLHSDKNATPAVSIVSRNAIESLLKSGALFESRIGNQKMLRKLYIAYRKDRKHDAFIENVVDYLLKIK